GTGACCAGCTCGCGCACGCCGAATCCCAGCTTGCGCACATCCAGCAGCAGGTAGGCCACCAGTTGGCCGGGACCATGGTAAGTCACCTGCCCGCCCCGGTCGACCTTCACCACCGGGATATCACCCGGCAGCAATAGATGCTCGGCCTTGCCCGCCTGGCCCTGGGTGAACACCGGTGGGTGTTCGACCAGCCAGACTTCATCAGCCGCCGCGTCACCGCGTTCATTGGTGAAGCGCTGCATGGCATGCCAGACCGGCTCGTAAGCCATCGTGCCCAGCTCGCGAAAGCCCAGCGTGCCCGGCATCACAACACCATGTGCACGAAACCGGTCGCTCGCAGCTCGCTGTTGATGTCGTAGAGCTGTTCCTGGCCGGTGGCAATGATGTGCAACTGGATCGTCGTGTACTTGCCGTTGGTACTCTGGCGCTCGGCCAGGGTCTTGAGGTCAACGGTGGCGTGTTTCTCAAGGATCGCGACGATCTTGTCCTTGAAGCCCACACCGGTGTCGCCGATTACTTTGATCGGGTAATCCGCGCAGGGAAATTCGATCTTTGGCGCCTTTACTTCAGAGTCTGTCATGGCGTAACGGCCTCGCAAGGCGTGGTAACGAACATGGCCCCGCGCCGGAAAGGAACGGGGCCATGCAGGTCAACACTCGGAATCAGTTGAACAAGCCGTAGAAGAATAGACGGATGCTATCCCACATGCGG
This genomic interval from Pseudomonas alvandae contains the following:
- a CDS encoding DUF493 domain-containing protein, yielding MTDSEVKAPKIEFPCADYPIKVIGDTGVGFKDKIVAILEKHATVDLKTLAERQSTNGKYTTIQLHIIATGQEQLYDINSELRATGFVHMVL